In the Candidatus Binatia bacterium genome, CTCCGCCCCCGCCGCCGCGCATCTTGGCGCGCATCGCCTCGACCAGATCGCGCACCTCGGCGAACACGTCGTCGTCGCGCCGCTCGCGGCGCGGTCCGCTGCGCCAATCGTCCGGCATCCGTCTCGTCTAGGCAGGCCCGCCAGCGAGGTCAATCGGGACGGCCGTTCGCGGCGCGACTTGCTTCGCGTCGAGCCAGCGTCCATTCACGAGCGCGATGGCGCTCGCGACCGAAGACGCGCTCGACGAGGCGCTGCTGCCCGCCTACCTGCGCTCGATCGGGCTCGCGTCCGGCGCCGAGGACGTCGTGGTCGAGCCGGCCGGCGACGGCAACATCAACTGGGTGCGGCGCGCACGCATCGCAGGACGGACGAGCATCGTCGTCAAGCAAGCGCGTCCGGCGCTCGAGCGCTTCCCGCAGTACCGGGCGAGCACCGAGCGCATCGTCTTCGAGCACCGTTGGCTCGAGCGCGCGGCGCCGCACGACGCGCGCGGCGTGTGTCCGCGCGTGCTCTTCTTCGACGAGGCACGCCGCGTCCTCGTCCTCGAGGACCTCGGCGACGCGGAGCGCCTCGACCACGCGCTGCTGCGTGGCGCCGACGTCCGGGACGCGCTGCGCGACCTCGCCGCGCTGCTCGCGCGCGTCCACGCCGCGACGCACGATCCTTCGCTCGCCGCGCACTTCCGCAACGACGAGATGCAGCGCCTGCACGGCGATCACGTCTTCGCGTTGCCGTTTGCGCCCAATGACTTCCCGCTCGAGCCCGAGCTGCGCGCGCGCGCCGAGCGTCTGTGGCGGGACGACGAGCTGCGCGCGATCGCCGCGCGCGCGTACCGGCGCTACCTCGAGCCGCGCGGAGCGCTCGTGCACGGCGACGTGCAGGCCGGCAACGTTCTCTTGCCGCCCGGCGGCGTCAAGCTGCTCGACGCCGAGATCGCGCACTTCGGTGATCCGGCGTTCGACGTCGGCACGCTGCTCGCGCACCTCGTGCTCGCGGGTGTCGCGCGCGGCGCGCTGCACGACGCGGCGGAGCTCGCCGCCGACACCTGGGACGCGTACGTCAGCGCTGCCGGCGAGGCGCCGCCCGTGTTCGCCGACGTCGCACGCTACGCCGCGCTCGAGGTGCTACGGCGCACGATCGGTGCGGCGCGGGTCGCGGCCGTGCGCGACACGCGGCACGCGCTCGCGGCGGTCGAGCTCGGAGATCGGCTCGCGCGCCGACCGCCGGCGTCGCCCGCGGCGCTCGCCGCCTTGCTGACCAAAGGATCCACGCCGTGAGCCGCACGCGCCTCGTCCTCGACACCGACATCGGCACCGACGCCGACGACGCGCTCTGCCTGGCGCTCGCGCTCGCGTCGCCCGAGATCGAGCTCGTCGCCGTCACCACCGTCACCGCCGACACCGCGCGGCGCGGCGCGATCGCGCGCCGCTTGCTCGACCTCGCGGGACGGCGCGACGTCCCGGTGTACGCCGGCTGCGAGCGCCCGCTCGGGGACGGCCAGTTCCTCTGGCTCGGCGACGAGGGCGATTTCGCGCTCGCGCCCGGCGAGCGGCTCGCGTCGGGCGAGCACGCGGTCGACGCGCTCGTGCGCCTGCTGCGTGCAGAGGACGATCTCGAGGTGGTCGCGGTCGGACCGATGACCAACCTCGCGCGCGTGCTCGAGCGCGACGCGGCGCTCGCGCGCCGCATCAAGCGTCTCACGATCATGGGCGGGCACGTCCGCCGCGTCGCGTACGGCGAGCACGAGTTCGCGCCCGGCGTCGACTACAACCTGTGCTCGGACGCCGCCGCGTCGCTCGCCGTGCTGCGCGCCGGCATCCCGACGACGCTCGTCACCGCCGACGTCACGCTGCAGACCCGGCTCGCGCCGGACGACCTCGAGCGCATCGCCGCCGCCGGCACGCCGTTCCACGACGCGATCGCCGCGGCGGTGCGCGCCTGGACGCCGCACATGCGGCGCATCTTCGGCGCCATGGGTGCGGCGATCGCGCCCGACAACGTCGCCTTTTTGCACGACCCGCTGGCGCTGGCCGCGGTCTACGGCGGCTCCGCGTGTGGCTTCGAGGAGCTCGCGATCCTGCCGACGATCGAGAGCGGCGTCTTGCGCACGCTCGAGGCGCCGCGCGGCACGCCGGGCTCGTTCGTCATGCGCTGCGCGACCGCGGTCGACGCGGAGCGCTTTCGCGCCGACTTCGTCGCGCGCGTCACGTCGTACCGCGGCGCACGCGGCTGAGGCGACACGGCGCGGCGTCCGCGTCGCGCTCGTCCTGCGCGTGACCGCTCCTCAGCGCGGCGCGCGCACCGGCTCGGCCCACTGCTCGAGCGCGTGCTCGCGTTCCGCGCGCAGCGACCAGCCGGTCTTGAGCCCGAGCACGAACCAGCCGAACACGACGATGCCGATCGCGAAGATCGTGTCGCCGACGACGCGCAGCCAGCGCAGGGTGTCCATGAGCTCGGTCTGCAGGAACTGCGCGGAGCGCGCCCACCACATGCCGTGCTCGACGCTCGCCCAGGTCTGCAGCATGCCGACCGGCAGCATCGACAGCAGCACCATCAGCGCGAGCCCGACGTTCACCGACCAGAAGGCGAAGCTGATCGGCCCGTTGCGCCACTCGCGATCGCGCGTCAAGCCACGCAGGCAGAACAGCAGAAGCCCCATCCCGAGCATGCCGTAGACGCCGAACAGCGCGGTGTGCCCGTGCACCGGCGTCGTGTTGAGACCCTGCATGAAGTAGAGCGCGATCGGCGGGTTGATCAGGAAGCCGAACAGCCCCGCGCCGACCAGGTTCCAGAACGCGACCGCGACGAAGAAGTAGATCGGCCACTTGTAGGCCGACACCCACGGTCGCGCGCGTGCGATCGTCAAGTTCTGGTAGCCCTCGAAGCCGATCAGCACGAGCGGCACGACCTCGAACGCGCTGAACGTCGCGCCGATCGCGAGCACCGCGGTCGGCGTGCCCGAGAAGTAGAGGTGGTGGAACGTCCCGAGGATGCCGCCGAAGAGGAAGACGCAGGTCGAGAACAGCACCGCCGCCGTCGCAACGCCGCCACGCAAGAGCCCCATGCGGACGAAGAGGAACGCGATCAGCACGGTCGCGAACACCTCGAAGAAGCCCTCGACCCAGAGGTGCACGACCCACCAGCGCCAGTACTCGGCGATCGCGAGATTCGTGCGCGGCCCCCAGAACATCCCGGCGCCGTAGAACAGCGCGATCGCCGCCGACGCGACCGCGAACAGCGCGAGCAGGTGGCGGTGCTCGCCGAGGTTGCGGAAGGCCGGCCACAGCGCGCGCAGCATCAAGCCGAGCCAGAGGAAGAGCCCGACCAGCAGGAACGCCTGCCAGAAGCGGCCGAGGTCGACGTACTCGTAGCCCTGGTGGCCGAACCAGAAGTTCGTCGTGAAGCCCATCCGCTGGCGCGTCGCGTACCAGGTGCCGAACAGCGTCCCGACGACGATCACCAGCAAGCAGACGAACAGGAAGTCGACGCCCGCCTTCTGCCCGCGCGGCTCGTGCCCCGACACCGCCGGAGCCATGTAGAGCCCGGTCGCGAGCCACGCGGTCGCGATCCAGAACAGCCCGAGCTGCAGGTGCCAGGTGCGCGTCACCGCGTACGGCAGCCAGTTGGCGAGCGGGAAGCCGTAGAAGCCGCCGCCCTCGACGCCGTAGTGCGCGGTGACCGCGCCGAGGATCACCTGCACGACGATCAGCGCCGCCACGACCCAGAAGTACTTGAGCGTCGCGCGCATCGACGGCGTGGCCTGGATCGCGAGCAGGGGATCCTTCTCGGGCAGCTCGTCGGGCATCTCCTCGCGCCCGCGCAGGCTCGCGTAGTACCAGACGAGCGCGCCGACGCCGGCGAGCAGCAGCACGAAGCTCAGCACCGACCACACCACGATCTCGCCCGTCGGACGGTTGCCGACGAGGCGCTCCGGCGGCCAGTTGTTGGTGTACGACACCGGACGCGGCGTCGTGCTCGAGGCGTCGACCTGCTCGATCGCGCCGCCCGGACGCTCCGCCGCGCACGCCCACGCCGTCCAGAAGAAAAATGCGCCGAGCTGCCGACGACGCTCGGGGTCGCGCACGGTGAGCGCCGGCATCGCGTACGCATCGCGCAGCTCCGGCGGCTGCAAGCCGCCGTCGGCGATCGCACGCAGCTCCGGCGGGAAGCTCTCCGCGTCGCCGAAGATCGCCGCGTAGTAGTCGGTCATCGCGGCGATCGAGCGCGCGCGGTCCGTGGGGATCGTCAGCGTGCCGCTCGCGGCGTCGTAGCGGTTCGTGCGCATCAGGTCCTCGAGGCGACGCTGCAGCACGACGCGCTCGCTCTCGCCGAGCTCGGCGAACGGACGTCCGTGCTCGGCGGCGGACCACTGGTTCAGCAGCCACAGCGACTCGCGGTGCAGCCAGTCGGCGGACCAGTCCGGCGCGACGTACGCGCCGTGTCCCCAGATGCTGCCGAGCTCCTGACCGCCGGTCGTCCGCCAGACGTTCATGCCGTCGTGGATGTCGTCGCCGGTCAGCACGACCCGACCGTCGTCGGTCACGACGCGCTCCGGAACGGGCGGCGCCTGCTGGTAGATCCGGACGCCGTAGTAGCCGAGAACGACGAACGACAGGGCGACGATCAGCCCCAGGCCGAGCCAGAGCTTGAAGTAGCGCATCGCGTCCCTCCTCGAGGCCGACGTCCGGGGGCCGTGGCTGGCGCTCATCCTGGCGCGAAACGGCCGGGAGAAGAAGACGGTTCGTCGGATCGCTGGCGACGGCGGCGCATCCCGCGTAGGTTCGCCCGCGTGGACACGCTGGCGCTGCGCGTCGTGCACGAGCTCCCGGAGCGGGCCCTGGACGCACCGCCCGACGGAATCGCGATGGTGCGCAACGGCGTCACGCACGCCTTCCTGCTGACGCCGCCGGTGATCGATCCGGATCGTCGCTATCCGCTGATCACCGTGCTGCACGGCGCCGGGCGTCAAGACGAGCTTCTCTGCCGCGCCTACCGCGACGAGGCCGCTCGGCGCGACGCGCTGTTCCTGATCCCGCGCTCGACCTACCCGACGTGGGACCTGCTCGTCGGTCAAGGGCGCCCCGACCTCGACTTCCTCGAGCGGCTCTACGTCGAGATCTACCGCCGCGTGCCGATCGATCCTGCCCGTCAAGCACTGATCGGCTACTCGGACGGCGCGAGCTACGCGCTCGCGGTCGGGCTCTCGAACCCGCGTCTCTTCTCGGCGGTGATGGGCTGGGCCGCGGGCTTCGTCGCGATCGACGGCAACGCGATCGGTCCCGACGATCCGAAGCCGCGCATCCTGCTCGAGCACGGCACGCACGACACGGTGTTTCCGTTCGAGCTCGTGTGCACGCCGAACGTCGAGCTGCTGCGCAGCCTCGGCTACGACGTCGAGCTGCGCATCGACGAGGGCGGCATCCACTGGCCGTCGCGCGGCTTCCAGACCGCGGCGCTCGACTGGTTCTTCGGCACGGACGGCGCGGCGGGGGCCGCGGAGCCGTCGTCCGCGTAGCGTTCGCCTCGCGACGTCACGTCCGCGCCGCTCGCGCGCTGCGCGACCTCGCGACGTGCGCGAGCGTCGCTACCGCGCGGCGCGCGAGCGGCGCAGAGCTTGGGCATCGCGCTCGAGAAGCCCCGCCGCCTCCGCGAGCTCGCGGTAGATCCGCACGAGCTCCGGCAGCTGGTAGTGCGCGTTGAGCCCGCTCGGGTTCGGCAGCACCCAGACGCGCGCGCCCTCGAGGCGCTCGGGCTGCTCGCCGAGCTTCGCGTCCTTGCGGGCGAAGGCGTGCCGGTAGGCCTCGATGCCGAGGAACGCGACGATCGCCGGACGGTGACGGCGTACCTTGGCCGCGAGCACGCGGGCGCCGCGGCGCAGCTCGTCGCGCGTCAGCTCCGCGGCGGACGCGGTCGCGCGCGCGACGAGATTGGTCACGCCGACGCCGCGCGCGAGGAGCTCGTCCTCCTCGAACGGCGTCAGCAGGCGGTCCGTGAAGCCCGCGCCGTGCAGCACCGGCCAGAAGCGGTTGCCCGGGCGCGCGAAGTGGTGGCGCACGGCTCCGGAGTACAGGCTCGGGTTGATGCCGCAGAAGAGCACGGCGAGACGATCGGCGACGACGTCCGGGACGGTGCGGCCGGCGGCGGCCGCGATCTGCTCGCGCGTCGGACGCCAGGGGACGCCGCGTCGCGGCGGACGCGCAGGCGCGCCGCCCGACCGTCCGCGCTTTCGCGTAGACGGCGTCTCCGAACCCCGCGACGGCCGCGCCACGCGGCGAGCATAGCGAGCAGCGCTCGCGCGGCGCCAGCGCCGTCACGTGAGTCGAGGGCTCGCACGCCGCGAGCGTCGTCACGTGACGATGAGTGTCAGCGCGGCGCAAGCGTCGCGGCGTGCCTCGAGCTGCTCTCGTGCGCGGTCGCGACGACGAGCGAGCTCGCGCGCCGCCGCTTGACGCCGGAGCCGTTTGCGCTCAGAGCCTCCGACGTGCCGAAGCGCCTCCTCTCCCGGATCCTGATCGGCGTCGCCGCGCTGCTCGCGCTCGCGGTGCTGGCGCTCGGCGCCGTGCTGGTGCAGGCGCACCGCGCGATCGACCGCGAGCGCGCGCCGCTGCCGACCGCCGACGACCTGGCGCGCTTCCGCGCCGAGCCCGCGAGCGCCCTGCCCGTCCGCCTGTGGTGGGTCGAGACCGCGTCGCAGCGCATGCCGCGCACCGCGGTGCTCGAGCCCAACGAGGACCCGACACCCGCGCGACCGTACGTGATGAGCCACCCCGCGTTCGTCCTCGAGTGGGCCGACGGACGCGTGCTGCTGATCGACGCCGGCATGCGGCGCGAGCCGGCCCTCGAGTTCGGACGCCAGATCGAGTGGCTCGGCGGCGCGCGTCCTCTCGTCGCACGCGGCGCGATCGGCGCGGTGCTCGGCCCGTCCGCCGCGCGCGTGCGCGGCATCGTCTTCACCCACCTGCACACCGACCACGTCGACGGCGTGCTGTCGCTGTGCGCGGCCGCGCCGGAGACGAGGCTCACGGCGTTCATGACCGAGGCGCAGTCCGCGCGCCCGAACCACACGACGCGCCCCGGGCTCGCGCTGCTCGACGAGGCGACGTGCGTCGAGCGCGCGACGCTCTCCGGCGAGCGGTTCCTGGCCGTGCCCGGCTTTCCGGGCGTCGCGGTGATCGACGCGGGCGGCCACACGCCGGGCAGCCAGATCGTGCTCGCGCGCGTCGCGACCGAGGGCGGCGAGCGCCTCTACGCGTTCGCCGGCGACACCGTCAATCACCTCGACGGCATCCTGCACGACGTGCCGAAGCCGTGGCTCTACCGCAAGCTCCTCGTCCCGGAGTCCGACGCGCGGCAGAAGGAGCTGCGCGCCTTCCTCGCGACGCTCGCGCGCGAGCACGGCGCGCGCCTGCTGGTGTCGCACGACCAGGTGAACCTGCGCGCCGAGCTCGGCCCCGCGACGACGCGCACGCCGCGAAGCGCGCCGCGCTCCGACGCTACGTCAAGCACATCCTGACGAGCCACGCGACGGGCGCGCGCGCCGGGTCGCCTCGGAGACCGCCCCGGAGCCGCTTCACGTGCGCGCGGCGTCCCACACCATCGAGCCCGACGGCGCGTCGCCGAGCAGCACCTCCGCCGGGGTGCGCTTGTCGATGTGGCCGATCAGCATGCGGTAGACGCCGTAGCCGACGAGCTCGCGCAGCCGCGGCGAGAAGCCGCGCGCGATCTCGCGCGGGATGCCGAGCTGCTGGTTCTCCTGCTGGCGGATCCAGCCCGCGCAGTAGTTCATCGCGATGCCGACGCGGCGCTCGTTGGTGCGGTTCGCGCCGCCGCCGTGCCACAGGCTGCCGTGCCAGATCAGCACGCTGCCCTTCTTCATCTCGGCGGGGATGCTGTCGTAGTGCTTGCCGTAGGTCGGCGAGCGGTCGAACAGGTGCGAGCCCGGGATGACGCGCGTCGCGCCGTTCTCCTCGGTGAAGTCGGTGAGCGCCCACATGCTGTTGCACACCGTCGCGACGTGCGGCTTCGGCAGCGGCATGAGCTGATCGTCGGCGTGGATCGGCTGCGCCTTCTCGCCCGGACCGATCGCGATCGACGACAGCGACGACACGAGACAGCCCGGGTCGAGCACGCCCTCGACGATCGGCAGCACGTTCTCGTGCACCGGCACGCGCTCCCACAGCTTGCCGTGCACGAGCAGGTTGTAGATGCGCCAGGTCTTCGAGCCCTCGAAGTCGTTGTTCGCGGGCTCGATGCCGAGCTCCTTCTCGAGCCGCACGAGGTCGGCGGCGAGCGCGTCGACGAGGTCCGGCTCGATCGCGTTCTCGACGATGGTGTAGCCGTCCTTCGCGATGCGCTGCAGGTGGGCGTCGATCTCCGCTTGGGTCAGCATGGCGAGGTCGTACCACAGCCGCGCGCCGGCCACGACGATTCGCGCGTCCGCGGAGCTGCCCGGCACGCGCCGGCGAGGACGTCGCGCGCGTCAGCCGAACAGTCCGCCGCGCGCCGCCTCGCACACCGCGAGCACCGCCGGGTGCTTGAGCCGGCGCTCGTGCGACACCGCGTAGAAGCGCTCGCGCACCTCCTCGGTGCGGCCGACGAGGCTCACGCCGTACTGACGTCGCACCTGCGCCTCGATCACCGACGGCGTCGGGAAGATGCCGGCGCCGGCTTGTCCGAACGCCTTGAGCAGCGCGTCATCCTCGAACTCGCTCACCACCCGCGGCCGGATGCGCTGCGTCGCGAACCACTGGTCGAGCGAGCGGCGTCGCACGCTGCCCTCCGCCGGCAGCAGCATCGGCGCGCCGTCGAGCGACGCCGGGAAGCGTCGGCGGTAGCGCGCCGCGAGCGCCGGCGCGGCGACGAACGTGACGCCGCACTCGCCGAGCAGGTGGTGGAAGACGCGCACGCTCGACGTCGACCCGACCGGCGCGTCGGCGAGCACCAGGTCGAGCTTCTGCAGCGCGAGGTCGGTGAGCAGCGGCTCGGGCTTGTCCTCGCGGCAGACGATGTGCACGCCCTGCGGCAGGCGTCGCGCCGGCTCGAGCAAGCGGTAGACGACGAGCTTCGGCAGCACGTCCGCGACCCCGACCGAGAGCTTCAGCGGCCGGTCGCCCGAGCGGTTGCGCACCGCGTCGAGCAGCTCGCGGCCGAGCGCGAAGATCTCGTCCGCATAGCGGTAGACCTCGCGCCCGACGTCGGTGAGCACGAGGTTGCGTCCGGTGCGCACGAAGAGCTTCTCGCCGAGATCCTCCTCGAGCTGCCGGATCTGCGTGCTGATCGTCGGCTGCGCGAGCCCCAGCTCCGAGCTGGCGCGCGTCACGCTGCCCTCGCGCGCCACCATCCAGAAGTACATCAGGTGGTGGTAGTTGAGCCACTCCGACGCGTTTCGTCTCATAGGTTTTCCCGATCGATCACGCGAGGATAATCTATTTGCTCACATCGCGGAACCTGCCTAGGCTCGTCGGCGGACGGCGTTCGCCCGTCCGGAGAGAGGTAACGGACATGCATCGAGCCGCTCGAAGGACGACGATCGACGAACTGCGCGAGCGCGCCGCCCGTCGTGCCCGCCTCGCGCTCGGACGCTTCGGCAACGGCGTCGCGCACGTGGTGCTGCGCGATCGCGGCGCCGACGGGACCCGCCAGCGCTGTCGGACGCTGGTCGGCGTGGTTCGCTCCGGCGCCGTCTCGTTCGAGGAACCCGCTCCGGCCTGACCGAGCGATGCGCCTCGCCGCGCGCGGCCCTCCCCCGCGGCGAGGTGAAGCGAGCGGGCCGGCGGAGCGGCCGGCTGCCGCGTCCCGCTCGCTGACCCAGGGCACGGGGCTGCGTCTGCAGCTCGCCAGGGGCTGCGTGCGTCCGCAGCCCGCTCGCCGCCGGAGTGTGCCGCGCCCGCGCGCCGCGAAGTGTGCGCGACGCGCGCTACAGCAGCTGACGCTTCTTCGCCTCGCGCTCGAGATCGTCGCGGAACTTCGGGTCGGCGATCGAGATGATCAGCTCGGCGCGCTCGCGCGTCGAGCGTCCCTTCAGGTTCACCACACCGTGCTCCGTGACGAGATGGTGCACGTCCATGCGCGGGTCGCTGACCACGCCCTCGAGCTGCGGCACGACGCGCGATACCGTGCCGTCGTGCGCGGTCGAGTGGAAGGCGAGGAACGACTTGCCGCCGCGTGAGCGGTAGGCGCCGCGCACGAAGTCGTGCTGCCCGCCGATGCCGCTGAACTCGTGGTGATCGAGGAACTCGGCGTTCACCTGCCCGTACAGGTCGACCTCGAGGATGCTGTTGATCGAGACCACGTTGTCGTTCGCGGCGATGTTCGCCGGATCGTTGGTCACGTTGCAGGGCTGACCTTCGAGCCCCGGGTTGTCGTGCATGAAGGCGTAGAACTCCTCGTCGCCGATCGCGAGCGTGAAGAGATGCTTGCGACGGAACGTCCGCTTGCGCGTCCCGGTCACGACACCCTTCTGGATGAGCCGCATCATGCCCGGCGTGAAGAGCTCCGTGTGGATGCCCAGCTCCTTGCGATCGCTCAGGCACTCGGTGACGGCGTCGGGCACGCCGCCGACGCCGAGCTGGAGCGTCGCGCCGTCCTCGATCATCGCGGCGATCTGCTCGCCGATCTTGCGGTCGACGTCGCTCAGCGGGCGTGACGGGAACGACGTCAGCGGTGCGGTGTGCTCGACGATCGCGTCGACCTCGGAGACGTGCAGCATGGTGTCGCCGAGCGTGCGCGGCATGCGCTCGTTGACCTCGACGATCAGCCGCTTGGCGCTGCGCGCCGCCGCCGGCGAGTACGCGATGCACGTGCCGAGGCTCATGTAGCCGAAGCGGTCCATCGGCGAGACGGAGACCAGGAACGCGTCGAGCGGGATGCTCTCCTCGAAGAGCCGCGGGAGCTGGTGCAGGTTCGCCGGCACGTAGTCGACGCTCGCGAAGCTTCCCGAAGCTTCGATCAGCTTGCGGTCGTACGCGACGAGGTAGGTCGGGCGCGGGCGGATCACGCCGAGCAGCTCGGGCACGAGCAAGCTCTCGGCGAGCGGCTCGAGCGCGTAGGTGTAGTAGACCGCGAGGTCCTCGACGTCGCCGGCACGGGCGCGTGCGCCGAGCGCCCGCAGCAGCGCGGGCGGCTGCGCGACCGCGATGCCGAGCCCGATCGCGCCGCGCGGCGGGATGCTCGCGACGGCATCCTCGGGCGTGGTCAGCTTGCGTCGATACTCCGCGAAGTAATCCATCGTCGGTGGCCTCGTCGTCCCTCGTCGTGTTCGTCCATGACGCGGCTTCGGGCGCCGTGCAACAGGCCTCGGCGAGGATCCCGAGCGGCGCGCACGCCGCGCGGAGCGCAAACTGGCGTCCTCGGCCTCCGCATTGCATCATGCCGCGGACGCGCGGGCGCGGTCGCTCGCGCCATCAGGAGGCACGAGAAGCATGGCTGAGCGCATCGGCATCGTTCCGTTCTGGAAGGGCTACAACCGCAAGGAGGTGCTGCGAGCGGCACGGCTTGCCGACGAGCTCGGCTACCACTCGATCTGGATCCCGGAGGCGTGGTCCTACGAGCAGTTTCAGCTCCTGACCGAGATCGCGCTCGCCACGCGCCAGCTCAAGCTCGCGACCGGCATCGCCAACGTGTTCAGCCGCTCGGCGGGTCTCCTCGCGATGAGCGCCGCGACCCTCGACGAGATCTCCGAGGGCCGTGCGATCCTCGGGCTCGGCACGAGCGGCAAGAACGTCGTCGAGAACTTCCACGGCG is a window encoding:
- a CDS encoding phytanoyl-CoA dioxygenase family protein, whose translation is MLTQAEIDAHLQRIAKDGYTIVENAIEPDLVDALAADLVRLEKELGIEPANNDFEGSKTWRIYNLLVHGKLWERVPVHENVLPIVEGVLDPGCLVSSLSSIAIGPGEKAQPIHADDQLMPLPKPHVATVCNSMWALTDFTEENGATRVIPGSHLFDRSPTYGKHYDSIPAEMKKGSVLIWHGSLWHGGGANRTNERRVGIAMNYCAGWIRQQENQQLGIPREIARGFSPRLRELVGYGVYRMLIGHIDKRTPAEVLLGDAPSGSMVWDAART
- a CDS encoding MBL fold metallo-hydrolase, which codes for MPKRLLSRILIGVAALLALAVLALGAVLVQAHRAIDRERAPLPTADDLARFRAEPASALPVRLWWVETASQRMPRTAVLEPNEDPTPARPYVMSHPAFVLEWADGRVLLIDAGMRREPALEFGRQIEWLGGARPLVARGAIGAVLGPSAARVRGIVFTHLHTDHVDGVLSLCAAAPETRLTAFMTEAQSARPNHTTRPGLALLDEATCVERATLSGERFLAVPGFPGVAVIDAGGHTPGSQIVLARVATEGGERLYAFAGDTVNHLDGILHDVPKPWLYRKLLVPESDARQKELRAFLATLAREHGARLLVSHDQVNLRAELGPATTRTPRSAPRSDATSSTS
- a CDS encoding nucleoside hydrolase — protein: MSRTRLVLDTDIGTDADDALCLALALASPEIELVAVTTVTADTARRGAIARRLLDLAGRRDVPVYAGCERPLGDGQFLWLGDEGDFALAPGERLASGEHAVDALVRLLRAEDDLEVVAVGPMTNLARVLERDAALARRIKRLTIMGGHVRRVAYGEHEFAPGVDYNLCSDAAASLAVLRAGIPTTLVTADVTLQTRLAPDDLERIAAAGTPFHDAIAAAVRAWTPHMRRIFGAMGAAIAPDNVAFLHDPLALAAVYGGSACGFEELAILPTIESGVLRTLEAPRGTPGSFVMRCATAVDAERFRADFVARVTSYRGARG
- the nhaR gene encoding transcriptional activator NhaR, with the protein product MRRNASEWLNYHHLMYFWMVAREGSVTRASSELGLAQPTISTQIRQLEEDLGEKLFVRTGRNLVLTDVGREVYRYADEIFALGRELLDAVRNRSGDRPLKLSVGVADVLPKLVVYRLLEPARRLPQGVHIVCREDKPEPLLTDLALQKLDLVLADAPVGSTSSVRVFHHLLGECGVTFVAAPALAARYRRRFPASLDGAPMLLPAEGSVRRRSLDQWFATQRIRPRVVSEFEDDALLKAFGQAGAGIFPTPSVIEAQVRRQYGVSLVGRTEEVRERFYAVSHERRLKHPAVLAVCEAARGGLFG
- a CDS encoding nitric-oxide reductase large subunit; the protein is MRYFKLWLGLGLIVALSFVVLGYYGVRIYQQAPPVPERVVTDDGRVVLTGDDIHDGMNVWRTTGGQELGSIWGHGAYVAPDWSADWLHRESLWLLNQWSAAEHGRPFAELGESERVVLQRRLEDLMRTNRYDAASGTLTIPTDRARSIAAMTDYYAAIFGDAESFPPELRAIADGGLQPPELRDAYAMPALTVRDPERRRQLGAFFFWTAWACAAERPGGAIEQVDASSTTPRPVSYTNNWPPERLVGNRPTGEIVVWSVLSFVLLLAGVGALVWYYASLRGREEMPDELPEKDPLLAIQATPSMRATLKYFWVVAALIVVQVILGAVTAHYGVEGGGFYGFPLANWLPYAVTRTWHLQLGLFWIATAWLATGLYMAPAVSGHEPRGQKAGVDFLFVCLLVIVVGTLFGTWYATRQRMGFTTNFWFGHQGYEYVDLGRFWQAFLLVGLFLWLGLMLRALWPAFRNLGEHRHLLALFAVASAAIALFYGAGMFWGPRTNLAIAEYWRWWVVHLWVEGFFEVFATVLIAFLFVRMGLLRGGVATAAVLFSTCVFLFGGILGTFHHLYFSGTPTAVLAIGATFSAFEVVPLVLIGFEGYQNLTIARARPWVSAYKWPIYFFVAVAFWNLVGAGLFGFLINPPIALYFMQGLNTTPVHGHTALFGVYGMLGMGLLLFCLRGLTRDREWRNGPISFAFWSVNVGLALMVLLSMLPVGMLQTWASVEHGMWWARSAQFLQTELMDTLRWLRVVGDTIFAIGIVVFGWFVLGLKTGWSLRAEREHALEQWAEPVRAPR
- a CDS encoding acetyl-CoA hydrolase/transferase C-terminal domain-containing protein, which produces MDYFAEYRRKLTTPEDAVASIPPRGAIGLGIAVAQPPALLRALGARARAGDVEDLAVYYTYALEPLAESLLVPELLGVIRPRPTYLVAYDRKLIEASGSFASVDYVPANLHQLPRLFEESIPLDAFLVSVSPMDRFGYMSLGTCIAYSPAAARSAKRLIVEVNERMPRTLGDTMLHVSEVDAIVEHTAPLTSFPSRPLSDVDRKIGEQIAAMIEDGATLQLGVGGVPDAVTECLSDRKELGIHTELFTPGMMRLIQKGVVTGTRKRTFRRKHLFTLAIGDEEFYAFMHDNPGLEGQPCNVTNDPANIAANDNVVSINSILEVDLYGQVNAEFLDHHEFSGIGGQHDFVRGAYRSRGGKSFLAFHSTAHDGTVSRVVPQLEGVVSDPRMDVHHLVTEHGVVNLKGRSTRERAELIISIADPKFRDDLEREAKKRQLL
- the mug gene encoding G/U mismatch-specific DNA glycosylase; translated protein: MARPSRGSETPSTRKRGRSGGAPARPPRRGVPWRPTREQIAAAAGRTVPDVVADRLAVLFCGINPSLYSGAVRHHFARPGNRFWPVLHGAGFTDRLLTPFEEDELLARGVGVTNLVARATASAAELTRDELRRGARVLAAKVRRHRPAIVAFLGIEAYRHAFARKDAKLGEQPERLEGARVWVLPNPSGLNAHYQLPELVRIYRELAEAAGLLERDAQALRRSRAAR